GAATTGGTTGGAATTGAATAGGCTGCAATGTTGGTTGAGAGAGAtgttagagagagagagagagagaggaaattAAGAGTTTTGTGATGTTAGTTGAACCGTTTCTCCAGCCAAATTATGTGATGTCCAGGGTATTAGGTGTAGAGTTGTTGGTATTATAAATGTCTATACAGCTCATGCTTTACTCtcatttttaatcatatattacCATTTATCATCACTTTATTGTTTAATTCCTcaacaaatattcaaaaaaatcatgGCGGCTACTCAATTTTGCACTTTATCACTCCCTAGTGCTACTCATTCCATATTTTACTTCTCTAAAAATCTAGCTCATCATCAACTcttctactttatttttaaataatttatccatatatttatatctttcatatgaattttttatcatcaacaaaGAACTATATTGATTGCAGAGCATTTGGTACTCCAACCCTTATACATATCCAAACACAGCAAGAAAAGAACTTGTTAATCTTGAAATCAATATTCACAAAAAACTCAACTTGGTGCTCTATGAATATAGCTAGAGTGAATCCATGGAATTATTATTTCACTATATgctattcaaaaataatttcctAGCATAATGTTAGGATTGTACGTTGCTATTGTAAATTTGTAAGGATAAAATTCTCTTGACAAAAGTCAGCAACATGAATTTCATTATAGAATGTGTTTGCTAAGATCACACCTGTAAGTAAAAAAAGTTACTTTCGACCCTAAAATCTAGGTTATagattcaataattatatataaataatctcATATATTACTTGTCAAATAATGTGACGAATTCTTAACATATAGATACTCATGaaataattgttaatgaatTACTTAAGTAAATATGGaggaattaaattttgttaataaatgataaataggTTGCTAATCCAAATTCGTCTCATCCATTTTTCGTGGATCTTGTTTATTTTGATCGagaaatggagaaaaaaaaatatgtacgaAGGTAAAACATAATGGCAAACGATATTCAGAATATGATAGATGGTAGGGATTAATGCCAGTTTCACCTAAAAACTTCTCCgtatttttttccctttcattTGTAATGGAGAAGTTTTTGGATTGATAtggagaaattttttttttttatatttatgttattttaaaaaaatctttataattTCTACTCTCAAATAGAAAAGCATTCTTTGTTTTCTactaaataacttaaaaattattcaatttctaCTTATATgcgatgaatttattttttcttcccaaatttcattttatatttattacacCAAACGTCATTTTAAGTATTAAAAACTGCTTTTACTTTATCGTTGCGTTGGTCCACTCTATTCACATATATGCAaacatacatataaaatatgtaatgaaAACAGTGTTTTACTGATTCATCAATGTGTTCCAAATAATTGAGAAGACTATCAGGGTCTGAGTTTGGCTATATACCACGCTATAATTGGTTTGATTGAATTTAAAGTGACTTCAATTGTTTTACTATAtctaatttaaagaaaattctaATACATTAACTGTTCATATTTAATTCTGAAACCCTTTGAAATCTCGTGTAGATTTGGGAACTTCACCTATATCTACTTATACCAGTACGATAAAAGATCATTGATATTATcctaaaaatacttttttattggTTGATTCAATCATTCGATTTCATCAAACACCAAATCAAAcagtgagagaaaaaaaatttaaattactatttttttttaatccataaaCTTTTTAAACTGTAATTGTACatagtttttcataaaataaaataaataattttgaatttgaaagttTGAATTCTCCGCCGAGTTTCTTCTTGTTTTGTCCTCTTATATTAATTAGGGTGAGCtaagttaaatttgatttgattcgAAGTTAAGATGTTTggttattgaaataaaatatttttaattgggGAAAAGTACTATATTGGCAGTAAAGTAATAGGAGAAATAGGTTTGGCTTCCTTCACATAGTTCGAAGTTTAATTCTAGTTTATGTATTTccttttgctttatttttattaatctatttttattcattgattcaaacaatactttttttttattaaagatttatttttgtaatatttgttatatttgtttttcaaacgTAAGAAACAAAAGTTACTcagaattaattttaatttacaattttacattgattaattttttttttatcaacacaaACCGAAATGAATAATTTGTGCCATCCAATAATAAACCACGTttcaaaatattgtaaataattttgtattgatAGTTTTTTTGAAATCACATGACatgatattcttttaattaaatattaaaaaaaattagaaaccctaaaaataaggataaatttagaaacaattaagtttaattaaattttttttttataaatttgtatgcCCTCTATGcgatttaacatttttttcttcctcattTCATCCATCAATTAActcattcatttattttttctattcacTTTTAACTTACGAGAAAACTTATtcttgtaaaaagaaaaaaaatgtgttcaTCACCAATTAGAGAAGATTAAACTGGAAAGTAGTGAATTAACATGTAAGTGGagatgagaagaagaaaataataatcacGTTATCttattcacataaaaaaaaattcatagagactcaattgaaaaaattcaaataaaatttatgaggtactaaagatttaattaaacaaaaaagtgactataatatatgtaaaatatcaTAATTGTATAccatagtttttatatttttgtttattaatgttttttggataatttaatttatatttaattaaatatcttaatttatttttttattggtagaaataaattattagttgtgtgagagaaagaaaaaaagtggaTTGAAATGAAGAAGTAGTGGAGGAATTTGGTCGATAATATTAGGTAAAATTTGATGGGGGCAGCTGGATGACCATTGGAAATAGCTTCATATGTATGTACATGGAAAAGACTTTTCtaaattgtaaaaagaaaaaaaaaagtgtggaaaaagaaaaaaataaataaaaggattaaTAACGTACAGAATTAGTATAGGTCTGGACGTGAGAAAACAGCtactatttattttctaaaatctcTTTCAGTAAACTAactaaagtaaataattaatttgagaataagttatattaaataaactctTTTAGGTGAaatcttgataaaaaaaataatcaacaaaaattaaagtaCTAACCAGTTAAAAAGTGAAGAGAGTATCAAGTTGATataaatttgaacaaaatattattataatggggCATAGTGTTATACATTACCTGAAGTCGAAATCAATTTTGCAATGAAAGACACATGAAGTAGGATTCAAAAGTGCATGTAGATAATGAAATTTGTTGAAAGCATGATCTTTGTTTGAATCTGTCACAGGTGATGCTAGaactatatataattcaaattcaaatatacGAACTTTAATAgcattaaaattaaacaaaagtgCTGTATTAGAGGATGTTGACAACAACCATGGTCGGAGGAATCAGTGGTTAAATGACACAAACAACGACATCAGTTCATGAACATACACATcttaacaaatattttctaataatattCCTGTGTAGTGTCTCTCTCTCTATACATATACATGCATTTTATCTAATTAGAGAGACATGTTTTttctcagaaaaaaaaagtattttttttgtaaggAATGAAATTTGTATGTCCCTTTTTGCCTTTCACGagcattaattaatttgaacgcCCCACATAACTAACTCGCTAATTAGAATGTATGGATCCTGTTCTCtgtgaaattaaaatatcttgcACTCCTTCTCTTTCCTTGTTAGACGAAAACAAAGAGAGTGGTAAAAAATAAGGAAACTTGGTGTGGCCGTACATACAGGAAAAAAAACATGCATGTAGAGTACAAAATACAAAATGCTGCCAAAGATAGTTTGATATAATTGAAGTGGTAAATGTGTGTCAGTTCTGGGCAATGTAACGAAATTGTCAGTTGTTGTTTTTGGTCCTTAATGAGGCACAGATTTACATgtactttctttctttcaccCATCAAAAAACAGGGTCAAAAGCTACTACTTCATTGAGGGCTTCTTCAGCACATGGCTGTTTCGTTTTCGTTAATGCATCATGTCTCTCCCTCACACCCATCATTTCCAACCTGTTCTACCTTTTTGCTACGTGGGCCATTCACCTTTTCCATAGTATATAACACCTCTTCCTCATTCCTCTCTGCACCATGCACGGACACCACAgacatatatatgtgtgtgtctGAACACCTCTGACACTAGTTGCAGTTCAATAATATTCCCTTCTTCCTCGTCCATGGCTACTTCTGTGCCTCTTGCGTGTTGTTACATTGTTGTTTTGGGGATATCTATGTTGTTGGGTTTGAGAGGTGCAGAGGCACAACGTGCCTTCTTTGTGTTCGGGGACTCGCTTGTAGATAATGGCAACAACAATTATTTGGCAACTACAGCTCGTGCTGATTCTCCTCCTTATGGCATTGATTACCCAACCGGAAGAGCCACTGGCCGTTTCTCTAATGGCCGGAACATTCCTGACTTCATCAGTTCCGTTtttaaacttctttttcttaattattgcTTCAATCTTACTAGTACTAGtactgtgtgtgtgtgtacatgTATAATATAATGTACTAGTTATTTttctgatattttatttatgtgctCTTGTGTAGGTGAAGCTATTGGGGCGCGCGAATCCACATTGCCATATTTAGATCCCGAGCTCAACGGGGAAAGATTGCTTGTCGGTGCCAACTTTGCTTCTGCTGGAATTGGAATTCTCAATGACACTGGAATCCAGTTTGTAAGTCACATCACTTGCTTCTTCTGCGTTGAAAATCCATGCTCAAAGTGTCCAATTTTTCAAACATACAGATATTCTTATTTATGTACAAAAAACGAAGGAAGCATTGACTATATAGTGGTACGTGTATACAGATAGATTATTTACAGTATTGAATTTTCAGGTAAACATAATCAGAATATTCAGACAGTTGCAGTACTGGGAGGAATACCAGCAGAGGGTGAGTGCTCTTATAGGACCTGAACAGACTCAAAGCTTAATAGAACAAGCGTTAGTCCTCATCACTCTTGGAGGCAATGACTTCGTCAATAACTATTACTTGGTGCCTTACTCCGCAAGATCACGCCAATACAATTTACCGGACTATGTCAAGTATATTATCTCTGAGTATAAGAAAGTTCTCAGGGTACGCAAATCAATTTTCTTTAGTAGCTACTAGGTCTTTCTACTCACAATGGTCAACAACATGAAACAATAAACACGTATTATCAGTACATGTTTGAAGTAATTAAGGTtcattatgataataaaaacaacatcaGTGAACATGTTtggtgttatatatatatatttcagagGCTATTCGAGATTGGAGCACGTAGGGTGTTGGTGACAGGAACTGGTCCTTTGGGTTGTGTGCCGGCGGAATTGGCCCAGAGAAGCGTAAACGGTGAATGCTCCGCTGAATTACAGCGTGCGGCGTCCTTGTTCAACCCTCAACTTGTTCAGATAATCAGAGAACTCAACAGCGAAATTGGTTCTGATGTCTTTGTTGCTGTCAACACGCAACAGATGCACGTTGACTTCATCAGTAACCCTCAACGCTATGGTAAATATGCTACTAATTACGCTTATGCATTAATGAACCATGGAGTAGAGTAGGTATATGCAATAAACTTCTGCCAGATTGTTTGAAAGAAACacataatttcttaaaattaatacgtgaaatgtacaataaatatatatatgtgtagCAATGTTTAGTTAAAGCTCATCTATTATTTTATCActtgtattttgaaaaagtcACGTAACTCACGTACACCAAGGGGAGTATTTAATGGGGATAAAGTTATATAGGTAGATGGCATTAATAAAGGTTGGTCCCATGCATAATCATACGTGGGGGAGAATAGTTTccctttccttttcctttttttctttctttgttaacCCTACTTTGCTGCATAGAGttaaaaaaagttgatttaGATGAGAAGTTATATGAAAAGTGGTGGATGAACATGCAGGATTTGTAACATCAAAAGTAGCATGTTGCGGTCAAGGACGGTTCAATGGTATTGGATTATGCACTGTGGCATCGAACTTGTGTCCTGATCGTAGCGTTTATGCGTTTTGGGATCCTTTCCATCCATCAGAAAGGGCCAATGGGTTTATCGTCCAACAGATACTGTCAGGAACctcagattatatgtatccaatGAATCTCAGCACCATTTTGGCTATGGATTCCAAGAAGAACTAGAACATCCATCATCATGGAGTTAAAGGATTAATCTCGTTCATCTTTTCTGTCTTGCAAAATGTTTACCTTTTATAGTTTGTGATAAATGTATTGAAATTTGGTGCATCTACAATTAAGTTATAGAGTGTCAGTGAATAGTATTTCGTAATGTTGTGCCCTTCTCTTGGGAAGTAGAAAAGAAACACCGCACAATAATTGAGTGAATTTTAATCTTCAATAATTCCTTCTTTTCCGTCGTCTTTGTCTCTCATACAATATTTTCTTGCGAATCTGGCCGATGGTTTTAATCTTGTGTTTGAGTTTAGAAATCGTTTATATCTGAACCTTTTCCGTCGTCTTTGTCTGTCATTCAATAATTTCattcattactttttatttttatttttttcttaatttagtatgaatcattaattaatatattattatttttttaaaagaatcgATCGTTAagtcatcaaataaattatcaaaaatatttttcttttcttttaccttGCTCTCCGCTTATTAGAACTGGACATGAAATGATATATACCAGTCCACCTATAAATGGCACCTAACCGAGAACGAGACAAAATGCTAACTCAACAAATTAAGCCAATCTTGTTTAGGtggaattttatattttaaggtCAATTGCTTACAACATTTTAGTCTTTCTATTGCCCCCACAATGtctaaatttgatttcttaataaTCCACCTAAATTTTACttcttaatatttgtttattaacattaaatcttaaaaaacattatttgctacaattaattttttattggcTTTTCTTTAACGAATATTTCAAATTCAATCGTTTTTTTTCTGAATACTTTAAATTACTTTGTAATCTTTCCAAAAGTTGACCAtgtatctaattttatattaacacCACGTTGTATTATGTATTTAGATGAACAACAAATGAAGTTTACATTTATGAATACAATTAGGgatgaatatatttttgataatGAGTTATCATGGGCACATGATTTGACAAATTTATCTTTCCATacctatatttatttaaaatacaaagtaaacaataaaattcaaaaaaaattcggTACAAAAAATGGAATCAGttgtaaaaagaaagaaagaaaacagtatatcataattatatatatatatatatatatatatatatatatatatatatatatattatataaacgaGCTATAAAATTTGACTTATACGGTAGCTTGAAAATTAAAACGCTTGTACACCAAAGACGTACATATTATTAAACATGAAATCTAGATCAGTTATTCATTAATAAGTTGagctattttttcaaatttaattaaaaaattaatctatccACCCTAattaaattcaaccaaatacAAAGTATTACAAACTTATCAAATATCATGGGCATCACATGcgcttcattttttttcttaattattaagTATGACTTTctcttaatttgttttcttttttaaaatggtGTACGTGATTCTAAAAGTATATGAGATTTTAAGTtaccatttaaaaataaattaaaattatttttttgaaagtagtatctatattttgtattaatttttattttggaatagattcttaagaaaaatataatggcACCTTCTAAActtttttcaaattgtaatcAGTACATACAgcctttgatttttttttcattggtcTTCCTAATCACGTAtgtaatataatgttttaaaaagaaaaagattgtgcataattagaaagaaaactataaatattagtGTAATTAAAAACAATGTCAGAAGCTATCActcaaatttacttttaaactcttatatgttattattaaaatacaatttattttgtacgctattgttaaaatatattttgtaaacaaaaatataaattacattttaatcaTATCATGTAATCACCTAATTGAAATCaaaagataaataaagaaaatagaagttatttttatgaatttaatttttattaaaaaatgtttgagAACTAACTTAAAACATCTTTATggtattatatttataacaataatcCAACATGTTcacttaatttactttttactcaatttgtttttatatacttttttaaaatctcAATGTGGTTAATATCTCCAACCTCACCGCTCCTCTTCTTATCTTGTAAGTTGTAACGTCTTTCTCGATATTAATACCCCTCAAGTTTATTGTTGAAGATATTATGATTTTGCTTTCTGGTTAAATATAACTTGGACAAAAACATGTTTCCATTGCTCAATATTAACccgaataaaatattatttttgaaaaaaaaaactgacgAAAAAAACTTTACCAAATATTTCACACCGcgaaaacttatttattttgtgtgttATGAATTAACATTTCCTACTTACACGGGGAAATAACTATCACATtgattttttatacaataatcCACAGAGTTGTTAAATCGGATAATGGGTGAAACCTATTACGGATTGATTATTTTATGAGTTAATCAAACCTCGTTTACCTATTagtgagataaaaaaatttagaacacaACCCAGCTTATCATAGGTTAGTGAGTTAAAAAGTTGATTTATGggcttatttaattaataaaatacaatttttttttcggtcaaaacaaaattataattttaattaaaatctaaataaactttaatacaatccaaatacaaaccaaaattacacaaatacaaattttatgtGTGTTGGCtagaaaaaataacttaatcTGACTCAAATGCAGAGTCTAACttaacaaaaacatttatatgaccatttatttgcgggttggtgaaCCAACTTGGCTCACCACAGGTTCAACTTGGGTGAGCCGGATTCTAGGTAAGCCAGGTTAAAAATCAacttgtattgaaatttgtaaaaaaaaaataacccaACCCGGTCTAAACCCGTGGTGTGTCGGGTTGGTTCGCGGTTTCTaatccattttgacagctctgaATACACAAtagaaaagtttttttaatatatgtttttatacatctatgtttttttttgtgctaTATTTTATGGGTGATCATGGATTGGATtgttaatgatccaatccacatccattttggatccaaataattggattagattttcgatccagttcaaaaaaagtatattggattttttaaaaatccagatccaaatatttagatcaagtttaaatccagatataaatatttgaatcaagttcaaaatccaagatccatttttcataaaataaattcaaattaactgaactcgaccgaatacggctaaatttgggctagtgtcgactcgaccaaattttgactggagccaactaggctaaatacaaccaaattttggtcgcggGTATCTCGGCCGAATACAGTCAAATTTTGTTTAGGTCGACTCAGCccaatgcagtcaaatttgggtcggggtgaactcaaccgaatacttcaaaattttgtccaggaccagctgagccaaatttcgatcgggaccgacttgacagaatttggcctaattcagccaaattttttatagggtcacgccaactcaatcaaatacgactaaatttgggctagtctgTCTCAatctttagcctaacctaaccaaaaatataaactgaaaatttggattggatattttggattatccattttgaaaatctagatttagagtatggatatacaatccataaaatatataaaatgtagatcagattgatatccaaatccaataaaatggattgaatttttaataaaatgaatattaaatggattggatcatagcAAAAATGGATTGAATCATGAAAATTAGATATTTTGCCCATCCTTAGTTTAACTTTCCAGATCATCCTCTGCTTCCTTCCGCTCATTTAagagttcaataaatataaattattgttgttatcctcataatttttatttttatgtgttaaataaacattaattattacttttaccctcatatttttattctttcaattttatatgtacttaatctttttttaatacattttttacaagagtataatttaaattcgttagtacaaatttatggatacattaacaattctttaattaaacttctaaaatttttaattaaattgtatgctttaaagtttatgaatataaatgtTAAGGTTTAGTGTTTACggacgtctcacgtctcacgtcgcacgtcgcacgtctcacgtcgcacgtctctCACGTCTCAAGTCTCTCactcccacgtctcacgtctcacgtctcacgtctcacgttccacgtctcacgtcttacgtctcacgtctgacgtctcacgtctcacgtcccacgttccacgtttcacgtcccacgttccacatttcacgttccacgtctcacgtcccacgtcacACGTCCCACGTcacacgtctcacgtctcatgtcttacgtcccacgtcccacgtctcatgtcccacgtctcacgtctcacgtctcacgtctcacgtctcacgtctcacgtcccacgtctcacgtctcacctCTCACGTGTCAcctctcacgtctcacgtctctcgtCTTATGTCTCACGTCTTACGTTTAACGTTtcatgtctcacgtcccacgttccacgtcgtctcacgtcccacgttccacgtcgtctcacgtctcacgtctcacgttttACGTTCCACGTCTCACCTCTCACCTCTCACGTCATatgtcccacgtcccacgtctcacgtctcatgttCCATGTCTCACATCccatgtcccacgtctcacctgtcacgtctcacgtcgcacATCTCACATCTCATGTCTTACGTCGCAGGTCCCATGTCCCACATCTCACATCTTACGTCTCACGTTTgatgtctcacgtcccacgccgtctcacgtctcacgtcttatGTCTAACATTCTACGTCTCACGTTCTACGTCGCACGTCCTACGTCTCACATGTCACGTCTCTTGTCGCACGTTCCACATCCCACGTATCCCGTCCACGTCTCACCTTCCACGTCCCACGTCGCACGTCTCACATTATGACACTTAAATACTtgattcttttataaaataatggtgCTTAGGTTTACTGGTTGCAATATAGCTAAGGCTCTTCTTTGTTGTTTATCCTTCTTCAAGTTTTTTATTGATCGAAAGAAGAGAAAGGACATTATTTTACCGGAAATAGGAAAGCTAACTTTATGCAACAACAATAACTTGAAGATTTTCCAGATGTCTGATATCATTACatggatgattttagaaaaGTGTTTAGATGTTGGCagacaacatttttttattagttttttgttCTGACATTCAATATGCGAAGAGATGTGTCACAAAATTCTAATAAAGGGTAGgcaaaaaatccattttttataatccaatctattttttctatgatctaatccatttaatatctattttattaaaaattcaatccatttaaaatccattttattggatataGATATCCATTTTATGATCTAATCCACGACCGAAATTCAACTGAATTTAGTCGAGTCGGCTCCGGTCAAAATTCGGTCGTGTtggcctcgaccaaaatttAACCGAGTTGGTCCTGGCCTGAATTTGGTTGTATTTGGCAGAGTCGATCGCGgccgaaatttggtcatatttaggcgaGTCGGTCCTAACCTAAATTGGGCCAAATTCAGTCaagttggtcatgaccaaaatttggtcaagtcggcacttgcccaaatttagtcgtattcgGTCGACTAAGTCCCGAACGatatttgactatattcaacttagtcggcTGTGATAAAAAATTGGCCATATTCGGTCAAGTCGGTCCCGGCcgacgaatttagtggagtcaaccctgaccaaaatttgactgatcaggacctgacccaaatgtggccatatttggccaagtcggctctggccaaaatttggtcatattaGACAAAATCGGTCCTGATCGAAATTCAGTCGAATccagtcaagtcgatctcgactgaaattttgtcgagtcgaccttagcccaaatttggtcacgtcgtcTCCGACCGAAATTCAttcgaaagtcatccaagttcttcccatgctgaaatttgaCCTCGTTGGTTTGGACAAAAAATCTGCTAAATTCTATGGTGTCACCCctatcgaaaatctaatccacatccattttggatccaaataatggaTGTGGATCCAAATTTTGTGTCCATAGGACTGATAccaaagaatttgacagatttggcggaatacttccaaattttgtccacgACCAACTGAGTCAAATCTCGATCGGAaccgacttgacagaatttaggctaattcggccaaattttgtatagggtcacgccaactcaatcaaatacgactaaatttgggctagtccgtctcaacctttagcctaacctaacaaaaaatataaagtgaaaatttggattgaatattttggattatccattttgaaaatctagatttcgaGAATGGatattcaattcataaaatatataaaatgtagattaaaTTGATATCCAGAtctaataaaatggattttaaatgaattggattttttataaaatgaatattaaatggattggatcatagaaGAATGGATTGAACgataaaaattggatttttttttccaccCTTACTATATTTCAGTTGAAACGTTGGTTTTGGATCTTAACGGGAGAGTTATTCATTTAACAGTGATTCAACTTTCATtaggtttttatttattttcctttatttgtaaCATATAgttaatttaacatttattttttattaatgtctAGGATTTATTTCAAATCAAAGTCAACTAAAGTTATATCTGACAATATTGTcatgatttatttttgtattaatgtattaaaattcattaacaaAAACCATTATTAattctatgttttttttatgaatattggTAGgagttatttttgtaaaataaaataagttatgtaattttaaaatttgtattagtAATTAAGTTACCTCAACTAAAGTTAATATGACTGTGTTTTTAGAATACAagttaaagatttttttttccgaacgtcaatgaagattatttttagttgataaTATTGAGAGATTATAtttaatagtaattaaaatttcaaaaagttttaattatattatttaaataaagtttttagaaaataaaacaataaaaagtgaattaaaTTCAGTATGTTTTAATCCTCTTAAAAATGTGAATTCATCTTTTGGATAAATTCAAAGATATATTTATACCtatgttttaaaaaagataCTTGTTTTATTGTCcacattttttcttccaaattttttcttttaaatatttttttaaattaaaataattattttaccaattttatccttcaactaacatttttttaaatttaatggttttttttttcaatttgactactttttttatactttttagaaaattttaattaaaaaatcatctataaaataactaattttttttataattaatgtataaaaaattatttttgtttaattttatgattataataataaaagtattattataaattttattatgttttagtaAACACATGCATGTGTTTTTACTGGTAT
This portion of the Vigna unguiculata cultivar IT97K-499-35 chromosome 6, ASM411807v1, whole genome shotgun sequence genome encodes:
- the LOC114187414 gene encoding GDSL esterase/lipase LTL1-like, with protein sequence MATSVPLACCYIVVLGISMLLGLRGAEAQRAFFVFGDSLVDNGNNNYLATTARADSPPYGIDYPTGRATGRFSNGRNIPDFISEAIGARESTLPYLDPELNGERLLVGANFASAGIGILNDTGIQFVNIIRIFRQLQYWEEYQQRVSALIGPEQTQSLIEQALVLITLGGNDFVNNYYLVPYSARSRQYNLPDYVKYIISEYKKVLRRLFEIGARRVLVTGTGPLGCVPAELAQRSVNGECSAELQRAASLFNPQLVQIIRELNSEIGSDVFVAVNTQQMHVDFISNPQRYGFVTSKVACCGQGRFNGIGLCTVASNLCPDRSVYAFWDPFHPSERANGFIVQQILSGTSDYMYPMNLSTILAMDSKKN